CATTTCTCCAACATCCATGTACAAAGAAAGTATGTTCAACACAGCTCAACACAGCATTCTTGGTTTTCTTCATACTGAAGTCCCCCCAAAACTCCTCTAATGGGGCGTTTACTACATAAATTATAGTTCTTCACTTGACACTCCCCCGGCTGCACAAGGACGGGCCGCACGAGACCTCGGAGGTGCTGGGACCTCACAGGTCATCGTCATCGGACGTGTCGCTGCTGCTCGTCTCCGTGTCGTCGTTCTCAATCGTGGGGTGGAAAATGCTGCTTTTCCAGGGTCCAAACTTGAAGTCACAGATCAGGCCATTTTTCAAAATACCATTTTTCCTCAGACCATTCTTCTGCAACTGTTCACTAATAACTTGGAAttctctcatttcatcctcagtTAAGGGAGCACACGTTTCATCGTTTTCACTGTCTTCTTGCCAGCCCATCTCCTTCAACAATCTGTGTTCTGCCTCAAGGGAACTTGAAAGAACATCCGTCGGTGGGAAGGTTGAGGACCGAATGATCTGCTGGGAAATAACCGAGGCATTGCCATTCTCTTGTGGAATTTCATTTTCATCAAAGTTCCGGTTTATATCTCTGTCTTGGTGAGTATTATTGCTGTTACGCAAATTAAATGAGTCTTCATCCTTCTCGGAGCCAGCATGGCTTTCATCCTCATGCTCCTCCTCCACTCTGTCCCGTTTTAACGCCTTCAGAAACTCGCTCTTCTTATCAGTGCGCATTCGTGTCAGCTTGGTTAGACGAGGCTGCTGATTAAGTTTGTCAACAGGTGAAGAGGAATTTGAGCGATTACACTCTTTCACTGTCGTTGTTGATGGACTAAAATTCTTGGCTGTTGATTTACAAGAATTGAAGTTGCCAACACCATATGTAGACTCATGAGAGAAAGAAGTcccaactttattttctttagtttggCTTTTCCATTGTGTAGGTTTTATGGGCAGAGCAGCAGGCTTAGGGACCAGGCCTTTATAAACACTGGGGCCAGTCCCGTTCTTCACTGGCTGGGACAGGGGAGCCCCTCCGGCGGGGCACCCGGACAGCTGCAAGCCCTTGGCCGTGCCTTTCTTAATGACCAGCATCTTGGGAGCTCCAGATGTGGGGTTCCAAGGGTACTCCCATACGCCAGCAGCTAAAGACCTATTTTGATTTGGTTCTCTCTCATGTTCAGGATTTAAAGACGGAAAATCCTCAGCCTCAAACTGTCTGCGTTctctcctgtcttccttcctccctggctCACTGTCAGGGGTGTTGTTGTCGTGCAGTCCTTGGCCTTTTCCAGAATGGAAAATGCTGCTCCGAGAACGGGCACTCCCGCCATGGTATGCCCCGCAATGACTTATGTTTTCAGTGCCATTTCTCCCATGCGTACgccatccatttttttctttccttccaaagTTACCTCCACTGGGACATCCAATACCAGAGTCAAAGCTGTCTGAAGAGTTGTGTCGTCGACAACTCACATTATAACGATTTTTTGTCCATGGAAAGTGTTCAGAATGCTTCTTAAAATTCAATGAGGACTTTGTTGATGATGGCGGAGTGGGAAAATTAAGCCAGGCTGGAGCAAAGTCATACTGTGCCATTTAGGTCCAGTCTCTCCAACTCAATGaaactgttggggtccaaccccagcaggtccaggggttcccaaaggtgtggacggagtcagaatgacacggagacagtgttcagttgatcagcagcctagccaggttctctagccaggatctccagccaagttctgtgtctattgtcctgttacatctgtatttataccagttgattttaatcctatccattctattccaaaggttaaggcgtttcttatctccattccaaggttactctattgttctattaagctataAGGAAGTAattgaaggagattatcctaagtaaagattatgtagcttaagctcgattgttcgtagttaaagtgatcaattacccgcctggcacttagttaaggggttttattccctccctaactccagggaaaaatccccacctgggaaacaacctttctcggagaggtgaccttggttaaaacacatagcgctaagaaggggaacaaatatattaagaacagtatgccctatatgccaggtcccttgaaacatatgctgtgcaaatgtttcttccctgcagcaactgtgtcaagcagcaaggatggaccagcttccagcaTGAAACAAGGCTTCAACACCTCATGGCAAGTCCAAATTCCAACAGGACCACACAAGGCGTTGGGCTTTTCTCTGTgcaaaaacacacaagaaaacaaaCCAGCAGCTGAAACCCCGGAACGGGTTTTATAATCCGCTGGAGCCACAGAGTGAGGAAGCTGGGTGCGTCTCAGCAGCGCGTGGAGCTGTTCGCTTCAGAGACGATTCTCGCCCATTCAGTAAACTTCTGGGGCAGAATTACCTGAAAGCACTGGAATTCCAAAATGACCACTTGGAATACCGGGGCCCCACACACCCCTAGGAGAGGCTCTTCATACCTGAGCAACTGCAATCACCTTTGGCCACCACAGGTGACCGGCCTGGGGTGCGGGCGCTGGATCTGGGACGAGGCTCTCGGtacttttctgtgattttttttttcttgttaaaaaatcTTATTGGTATGTTTATTGGCTTCACATAAAATCCATTGATTAATTTggggataaaatatatttttatgatctcAAATCAACATTCCTAATCAAGAGCGTGGTATGTCGTTCCATTTGTTCATCTGCATTTGTGtccaaaataataactttaaaatctATTCTTATTCCTTGTTGAACTAATACCTAgatatttgaacatttttcttGCTTGTTGTAAACAGAgtggtttattttaaaatccaactTGTGTTTGTACATATGAAAGCTATAGACTTTTGGTTTTATTAAATTTACCCCCAGCCACCATactgaattttttattgaataaaataaaatatcagttgATTACATTAGGGTTTTCAGATACATAATTTATCTTCATGTAATCAtaattttgtcttcctttttatttatttatttttttaattaaatctttattgttcagattattacatttgttcctctttttcccccccataactcccctcctcccagttcccaccccaccctccgccctcactccccacccactgtcctcatccataggtgcacgatttttgtccagtctcttcccgcatctcccacacccctttccccccccaagaatagtcagtccattccctttctatgtccctgattctattataatcaccagttcattctgttcatcagattatttattcacttgattcttagattcacttgttgatagatgcatatttgttgttcataatttgtatctttaccttcttcttcctcttcctcttcttaaaggatacctttcagcatttcatataatcctggtttggtggtgatgaactcctttagcttttccttatctgtgaagctctttatctgaccttcaattctgaatgatagctttgctggataaagtaatcttggttgtaggttcttggtattcatcactttgaatatttcttgccactcccttctggcctgcaaagtttctgttgagaagtcagctgacagtcgtatgggtattcccttgtaggtaactgagtttctttctcttgctgcttttaagattctctctttatcttttgctcttggcattttaattatgatgtgtcttggtgtggtcctctttggattccttttgtttggggttctccgcgcttcttggacctgtaagtccatttctttcaccaggtgggggaagttttttgtcattatttcttcaaataggttttcaatatcttgctctctctcatcttctggcacccctataattcggatgttggtacgcttgaagctgtcccagaggctccttacactatcctcgcatttttggattcttttttcattttgcttttccgattgggtgttttttgcttcctcgcatttcaaatcattaacttgattcttgcgctcctctggtctgctgtcgggagtctctataatattcgttatttcagtccatgtatgcttaatttctagttggttccccaatataacatcgagggtctcattagttttcttgtagatctcattaagtttatcggcggcttctaaacagttcttgagagaccttaaaagtgtggttctgaactctatatcttccattgacaattttgtcctgtttctttgtctccgcattttgttatgcttccttggtgcaccccctagtggtctttgttcgcagtcttatagttaaaccttgattgttgtagctaataccagggagggtttgacctccaggccaagtggctatgagaatcagctgtgtcagtagtgagagaacttctgtcctctagggaggtgctaatctagcctttgcctgaggctatccggcaaatgcctctgtgcagggcttgggcggggcgggtcgcacaggatcaacagggtgggccagagagagcagttatggcggctctcagtcctgtcccaaggggctctgcctctctgagtcccagcactcgctgcaaagctcggagagaaagctgcactcgctctgaccgaagccaaacagtccagcttctcccgtttgagtctgggtccctaaagactcgcccggatctggagctcagagtctgcgactccctcccgattgaaaacgccaaccacgcccttcaccgccagcccgctccgcgcactccgcacctcagaatttgacttcagcactgcgcctcctctgagtgtccgtatgcgtttctctttcctcctagttgtaggacttccactcagccagtgttcctgtggttctgggtgatgtccgttccgtcttttagtttcacttttgaagtagttgttcaaagcagcaaactccggcgttaacctatgccgccatcttggttccttgtCTTCCTTTTTAATCTGAGAGGAGCACCCTGAGGTTATAGTAAAGGGGcagaagaaatatgaatgatATGATGAAAGTGGCATTAATGGAACTTACTTAGATGTGGATGAAGGGTTGGGCTTTGCTACCATTCACTGAAATAGCAAACACAGGAGGAAttgcagaaaaatatttcaagagaaGATAAAGTGTGCTGAGGTTTTTTTCATGTTTAGTTTTATATACCTGTGGGACATCCAGTGTACAATTGTATGGGCTtatgtacacatgcacatacaaatacacacacacacacacacacgtgtacgtGCACTTACACATATATCCCTACAGCTCAGGAAAGGTCACTGGACTCTATAGATAGGGACATCTGTTGAAATTAGCATGTATGCATTAGGCAAAGATGTGagagctgccctagccagtttggctcagtggatagaatgtcagcctgtggactgaagggtccctagCTCAATCCCAGTCAAatgcacatacctcagttgcaggctcctcccctgcccaggcctggtcaggtcccacacaggaggcaaccaattaatgtgtcacatcaatatttctctctttccgtctctctcccactaaaaatcaatggaaaaatatcctcaggtgaggattaaaaaaaaaaaaaaagatgtgagagTTGACAAGATTACCTGGGGACtgcataaaaataagaaaagtaaaggACCAAGAACAGATTCCTGAAATcactagcacatagtaggtacctgatccatttattttcattaatgaaTTTTAATCTTTATGATTTACTTGACCAATTTGGAGTATAAACAcaatcatttttttctccaattcatTCTTGAGTTTTAAATGCCCTTATTAGCAGCAAGTCTAATACCTACCCCAGAACACTCCCCCTAGCATCTAAAATTGGgtacaaatcttttttaaaaatatatatattttattgattttttacagagaggaagggagagagatagagagttagaaacattgatgagagagaaacatcgatcagctgcctcctgcacatctcccactggggatgtgcccacaacccaggtacatgcctttgaccagaatcgaacctgggacctttcagtccgcaggccgacgctctatccaccgagccaaaccggtttcggcataaaatTGGGTACAAATCTTAATCAGTTTCCTCCCAGAAGACTTTTGGGTTCCACTAGTACCAGTATCTAACCAGTTGCTCAAGCCAAAAACAATATCTAGAAGTCATTCTTCATTCCTCTTTATCCTTTATTCACTACCATGCATCTAACCCATCAGCAAGTCCTAGTAACTCTACctctaaaatatatcttaaaagtttttattcaCTCTTCCCCGTCACCACCATTACCAAGACACTATCAGCCCCTGTACAATTGCAATGGCCTATAAGTTTCCTACTTTTACTCTTGcttatataaaattcattttccatGTAGCAGccaaagttatatatttttaaaggtaaatcagatcatgtcattcCCCTGCTTAAATGCCTCCAGTGCTTCTCATTGTACTTGGAATAAAATATGATGTTCTTACCACGTCTACAAGGCCTTCATGATCATTCTTCAGTTTACTTCTCTTTCCCAACCTCCTGCCTCCTATGACCGTTGAACTGTGTGCTAACCCCACTCTACTCCCCAGCTCCAGACTTCTGGAAAACATCATTCTTACTCCTACGTTAGGATATTTGCACTGGCTGCCCCCACGCCCTGCCTAGACCGCTCTTCTTCTCACTCTGTCCATGGCTTGCTCTCTGCTGTTATTTAcatcttagtttatttttttttattgcttaaagtattacaaagagtattacatatgtttcttcccccacccctccttgacattcccccggctccccctaccccccagtgtcttgtgtccattggttatgcttatatgcatgcatacaagtcctttggttgatctcttaccaccccctcctgccccccaaccctccccggccttcccgctgtagtttgacagtctgttcgatgctgctctgcctctgtatctatttttgttcatcagtttataatggtctttattatccagaaatgagtgagatcatgtggtatttttctttcattgactggcttatttcacttagcataatgctctccagttccatccatgctgttgcaaatggtaagaattccttcttttttactgcagcatagtattccgctgtgtagatgtaccacagttttctaacccattcatctgctgatgggcacttaggctgtttccagatcttcactatggtaaattgtgctgctatgaacataggggtgcatatatccttactgattggtgtttcttgtttcttgggatatattcctagaagtgggatcactgggtcaaatgggagttccatttttagctttttgaagaaactccatactgtcttccatagtggctgtgccagtctgcattcccaccagcagtgcacgagtgttcccttttctccacatcccctccagcacttgtcgtttgttgatttgttgatgatagccattctgacaggtgtgagatgatacctcattgttgttttaatttgcatctctcgaatgattagcgacttggagcatgttttcatatgtctctgggctttctgaatgtcctcttttgaaaactgtctatttaggtcctttgtacATCTTagtttaaatgtcacctcctcacaGAGGCCTTCCTTGACTACCTAAACTAAAATAGTACCATGTACCATTTCATCAGAGCACTTAGCACTCCATGCTATTATCTATCTATGGTTGAAGACAAACTACACCAGAGATATGAGATTATTTTATTCAGTCtattagaatagaaaaaaaatgttcattaatGAGGACTGTCCCAAGGGAAAAGAAGGGGTCTGGAGTTTTAAAGGGATAGGTAAACAAGGAGTCCACAGCAAGTTTTGAGGGAGTCAAGAAAAAGAATAGAGAGAATATGAGAGAACAAGGTGGGCCTTTATGACTGGCCTTAAGTAAAgttcagttctctctctctctctctctctctctttttaataaaacaatttatagatatttgaaataaaacatttaatagtTTCAGTAGGATTAGATTAGATGCTCAAGAGGTCACTTTTCTGGCttaaaagtcaatttttaaaataccatattGAGCATCTTCTTATCTACTTGCAGTTATGTCTTACCTACATATTATAGGTCTTTGGGTTAATATGTAAACCTGAAAAGAATCAAAGATATATCCAAAGTTTAATTGAACTCTGAATTTTGAAGGAAATAGTGGAGACTAAAGTCGAAAAGACAAGCCTTCAAAGATTGCAGATATGATAGGAAGTCAGATTTCTGACACAACACAGAGTATTAGAACTGCTGGAGACCTCAACTATTCCAAacctctcattttacaaatgaggaaactgaggcccagaggaaatGAAGTAACTTGTCTGAGAACACAGGATTGAGGGAGTGTTGAGGGGAGTCTCCTGATTTCCAGCCCAGTGTTTGTTTTTACAATATattatctttccatttaattaaacatagaaaaataaagtcaaaaaaaTTGTTAtgagttgtttatttcttctcaaaaaaatgaaatcaaattatAGTCATTTCAAGGCAAAACAAGTAAGAGGGGTGAATTCTGACTCTTCTtacctacttttttttaaatgcatacagATGTAGACAAGGTTGTTCAAATAAAGTTCCTTTAAACTTTATTAATGGAACGGGGAAGTTCCATTACTAATTTGTAGACTCTTCATGCCCATTGCAAGTTCCTGCTTGGACAAATCAGTCTGAGAACCCATGACCCTGATCAAGTTTTTGCCTTGATGACACCTTTATTTTAATacgtttggggttttttttttattgatttcagagtaaggaagggagagggagagagggatagaaacatcaatgatgagagaatcattgatcagctgcctcctgcacacctcgtGCTGAGGTTCaggccagcaacccgggcatgtgtcctgaccagggaatctgggaaccgaaccatgacctcctggttcatgggtcgatgctcaaccactgagccacactgtccggGCTGACATCTCTATTTTAAATAGGCAAGAGTCCTGCTTTCCAAAAATCCTTAAAGACTTAAGTTAGTGAATAAAGAAGAATGCTTTAAATTAGTGCATCAGTTCAGTTTTGGAAAATCAACCTGAAGAAGTTATAAGTATCGTACTTCAAAATAGTTTAAACAACTTCCTTGGGATgttaaagttcttttaaaaagtctttatatatttaaatcatgGACTTCAATCCATGCCACACCAGCCTGTTGAGTCACAAAATCTTAAAAGTAGGGGGTTTTTAAATCAATGAGCTTTTATAGTCTTTTCAATATGTGGTCTATAACATCCCTGGTCTtgttaaagaaacaaaatctaATATGCCAAGTATTACATGTACTgttggcatttaataaatatcaaaGAGAATAAGATCCTTTGTCACTAAAAGAATAATTTGGATTTTATAGGATTGCTCTCTTCCCAAAATGAACTCTTAAAAGTCCAAGATCCTGTAGGAGAACTCATTCTTAAAACTCTTTAACAAAAcaagaaattcaaattttagtttATACAGTTGTATACTTTAAACTCTGTATcataatatatatctttttaaaaacatagtccAAACAGTTAGTGTCTCTTGAGCATTGACTATCTACAAAGCACTGTCTTAGGCTAGGCAGAGAGGGAAGCTTGAAGTCCACTAGAAGAGCTAAGACACATAAAGAAATATCTTTAGTGCATAGCAATGGTGATGTGTCAAAGGCCAGGCAAAAACACAAGAATACGACGTTTCAGAAATAGATAACGGGAATGCAGAAGCAAACAAGATCAAATTCCTATCTTTAAGGAGATTGCGTTGTTGCAGCAGACCAAAGAAAACCAAGGGACGCTTTAAAGAAGTGGAGGGACGCTATTTTAATTACACCAGCGGACTCCGAGAATCATTTCCAAATCAGAGGGAAGATACTGCAGAGAGCCTGTCTATATATATCCCGATGgagtctttgtcttgcagatacgCCCCCGCCCCCTTcgtggccctgcaggaaggcccccaggtgttgatgATCCGTTCTGGGGCCAGAGATAAcgaccttccccctccccactccccgcaCCCCAGGGCACTTCATTGTTCAGTTTCTATGGCCTGACACGCCTTGCAAGACCAGGTTCTGGGAAGGAGGCAATGATCTAATTATAGGCCATCAAGAATGCACACCGAGCTTGCTGGCATGAATTCCAACTGCTAGCCCccaaaatatcagggttacatttgaattagccctttttagcctCCTCAGTGTTTTATTGGGAGAGAtgagttttatataaataaacaatCTACTCCGCATCTACGTTCATATGTATCTATGTGTCATTCCTGGAAGTCCCTCCTAGGACGATGATGTCAGGTGCagagtgagaagagagagagagtgacactattctattttattttttaaaatatatttttattgatttcagagaggaagggagagggagagagagagagagacagaaacatcaatgatgagagagaatcattgatcggctgcctggcAGCCCcatactgggggtcgagcctgcaacctgggcatgtgccattgaccggaCTTGAACCAAACCTCTAGGGCAGAGTGACACTACTTTAGATAGGGTGTTCTGAGATGGCCTCTTCCGATACTGTGATGTTTGAAACTTGATAGAGGTAAGGAAATGAGCCAAGAGGCATATATCTAGGAGAAGACCATTCAGGCAGGCGGGAAACAA
The sequence above is a segment of the Myotis daubentonii chromosome 5, mMyoDau2.1, whole genome shotgun sequence genome. Coding sequences within it:
- the LOC132234754 gene encoding vasculin-like; the encoded protein is MAQYDFAPAWLNFPTPPSSTKSSLNFKKHSEHFPWTKNRYNVSCRRHNSSDSFDSGIGCPSGGNFGRKEKNGWRTHGRNGTENISHCGAYHGGSARSRSSIFHSGKGQGLHDNNTPDSEPGRKEDRRERRQFEAEDFPSLNPEHEREPNQNRSLAAGVWEYPWNPTSGAPKMLVIKKGTAKGLQLSGCPAGGAPLSQPVKNGTGPSVYKGLVPKPAALPIKPTQWKSQTKENKVGTSFSHESTYGVGNFNSCKSTAKNFSPSTTTVKECNRSNSSSPVDKLNQQPRLTKLTRMRTDKKSEFLKALKRDRVEEEHEDESHAGSEKDEDSFNLRNSNNTHQDRDINRNFDENEIPQENGNASVISQQIIRSSTFPPTDVLSSSLEAEHRLLKEMGWQEDSENDETCAPLTEDEMREFQVISEQLQKNGLRKNGILKNGLICDFKFGPWKSSIFHPTIENDDTETSSSDTSDDDDL